Proteins from one Malania oleifera isolate guangnan ecotype guangnan chromosome 4, ASM2987363v1, whole genome shotgun sequence genomic window:
- the LOC131154519 gene encoding dihydrolipoyllysine-residue acetyltransferase component 4 of pyruvate dehydrogenase complex, chloroplastic, which produces MASPVLYRVSPSNTTTISFSSSLSTPLPWRSRSKSTAFGARPRQKVSTVQAKIREIFMPALSSTMTEGKIVSWVKSEGDVLSKGESVVVVESDKADMDVETFYDGILAAIVVGEGETAPVGAPIGLLAESEDEIAEAKAKASKSSTSDPPVSSASPPAPAASPSPSPPPPKAAEPRKVVATPFAKKLAKQHKVDIGSVAGTGPFGRITPADIEAKAGISSSKSTGTNVGSPVASEPVKAPPAPPKSAAPSVEIPGSTSVPFTTMQAAVSKNMLESLSVPTFRVGYPVTTDALDALYEKVKPKGVTMTALLAKVAAMALAEHPVVNATCKDGKSFTYNSNINIAVAVAINGGLITPVLQDADKLDLYLLSQKWRALVEKARAKQLQPNDYNSGTFTLSNLGMFGVDRFDAILPPGQGAIMAVGASKPTVVADSDGFFSVKSKMLVNVTADHRIIYGADLAAFLQTFAKIVENPESLTL; this is translated from the exons ATGGCTTCACCTGTTCTCTACAGGGTTTCTCCCTCTAACACCACCACCATCTCATTCTCCTCCTCCCTCTCCACTCCTCTCCCATGGCGATCTCGGTCAAAGTCGACCGCATTTGGGGCCAGACCTCGCCAGAAGGTCTCCACCGTCCAAGCCAAGATCAGAGAAATCTTCATGCCCGCTCTCAGCTCCACCATGACCGAGGGCAAGATCGTGTCCTGGGTCAAATCCGAGGGCGACGTCCTCTCCAAGGGCGAGAGCGTCGTCGTCGTCGAGTCTGATAAGGCTGATATGGATGTGGAGACCTTCTATGACGGAATTCTCGCCGCCATCGTCGTCGGCGAGGGCGAGACTGCTCCCGTGGGCGCTCCGATTGGCTTATTGGCCGAGTCCGAAGACGAAATTGCCGAAGCAAAAGCTAAGGCTTCGAAATCTTCTACTTCGGATCCGCCTGTTTCTTCCGCCTCTCCACCTGCTCCGGCGGCTTCGCCTTCGCCTTCGCCTCCGCCTCCTAAGGCTGCTGAGCCGAGGAAGGTTGTTGCGACGCCCTTTGCGAAGAAGCTGGCTAAACAGCACAAGGTTGATATTGGATCGGTCGCTGGGACGGGGCCGTTTGGGCGGATAACGCCGGCGGATATTGAGGCAAAGGCGGGCATTTCGTCTTCGAAGAGTACTGGCACCAATGTAGGTTCACCAGTTGCTTCTGAACCTGTGAAAGCGCCTCCAGCACCTCCGAAGTCAGCTGCTCCGTCTGTTGAAATTCCTGGTTCTACGTCTGTTCCTTTTACCACAATGCAAGCTGCGGTGTCGAAGAATATGTTGGAGAGCCTCTCCGTGCCGACGTTTCGCGTTGGGTATCCAGTGACAACTGATGCACTTGATGCTTTATACGAGAAG GTGAAACCGAAGGGTGTAACAATGACTGCTTTGTTAGCAAAGGTTGCAGCAATGGCACTTGCTGAGCATCCTGTTGTGAATGCGACCTGTAAAGATGGGAAGAGCTTTACGTATAACAGCAATATAAATATTGCGGTGGCTGTGGCAATCAATGGAGGGCTGATAACCCCTGTGCTTCAAGATGCAGATAAG TTGGATCTTTATCTGTTATCACAAAAATGGAGAGCGTTGGTGGAGAAAGCCCGAGCAAAGCAACTTCAGCCCAATGATTATAACTcag GGACTTTCACTCTATCCAATTTAGGCATGTTTGGGGTGGACAGGTTTGATGCCATTCTTCCGCCGGGTCAG GGGGCAATTATGGCTGTTGGAGCATCAAAGCCCACCGTTGTTGCTGATTCAGATGGATTCTTCAGTGTTAAAAGCAAAATGCTG